From the Polaribacter tangerinus genome, the window GTTTGTGGTTTTTATGAGACTATTATTTGATGGAATTGCAGGTATCAAATTTTTATTAGAGTTAAGACCAGTTCATACATTAGCTATTATTAAAGCACATATTAGCTTCTACAAAAACTTTAATAAATTCTTAAACAAAAGAAAAAAACTTCAAAAAAAGCAAACTTATTACATACATACCAGTATTGTTTGGCAGTATTTTATTCTTCTTAGAAAAAGATTCGAAACTTTAAAATAGTCCTTTATTCTGCTTCATATAAAGACAAACAATCTTTTAAAGGTTTTCCTTCTTGATGCACACACTTACAAAAATCAACTCCTTTATAATTATTTTCCTTCCCTTTAAATTGTGATTCGCAATCGGAAAAGGAATTTCTAGGCACTATAGAAAAACCGTTTATAAAGAACACAATAACCAATGCAATAGATAATAAAACAACACTAAAAAAACCAGCAGGAAACTTATTACTACTTATTTTGAGAGTGTTTATTGGTACTAAATTTTTAGCGCTTTTAAAAGGTAAAATATATTGTAACCGATCGTAATGCCAAACTAGAAGAAATAAATTAGCTAATACCATTAAAGGAGCAGATATAAGTGACCCTTCAAATCTAACAGCATAAGAAAGTATACAAATATTAATAATGATTGGAAAATAGAGCAATGCACCTAAAACTACAGTTCTGGGAATAAGTAAAAGTAATGCTGCTACAATTTGAGCAATACCTATAAAAGTGTAATAATAGCCTGTTTCGTGTAGCGCTGTTAGGTAAGCACCCATTGGATGAATTTCAGATAAACCGCTAGCAAAACGTTCTCCTAAAACCTTCGTAATACCCGCTAAAATAAAGCCTAAAGCTAAGGTAAATCTACAAAAAAAAGAAAAATACCAATACCATCTATTCTGTTTAATAGTTAAATAAAATATGTGAAAGCTATTCAACATAAAAAGTAATCTTTAGTGGTGGTGTTATTAGAATGATTATAATATTTCTATACTCCCTTTCCCTTCTCTAATAACAGTTGGCTCATCTGTTAAATCTATTATTGTAGAAGCTTCATTATCTCCGAAACCACCATCTATTACAACATCTACTTTATGTTGCCATTTTTCGAATATTAACTCCGGGTCTGTTGTATACTCTAACACATCATCATCGTCTCTGATAGAAGTAGAAATAATGGGATTCCCTAAAGCAGCAACTAAAGATCTAATAATAGTATTATCTGGAATTCTAATTCCGACTGTTTTTTTCTTTTTAAAGGCTTTTGGCAAGTTTTTACTTCCTGGTAATATAAAAGTATAAGGACCTGGTAAAGAGTTTTTTAAGATTCTAAAAGTAGCTGAATCTATCTGTTTCACATATTCCGAAAGATGACTTAAATCATTACAAATAAAAGAAAAATTAGCTTTTTCTAGCTTAACTCCTTTTAATTTGGCA encodes:
- a CDS encoding DoxX family protein, whose amino-acid sequence is MLNSFHIFYLTIKQNRWYWYFSFFCRFTLALGFILAGITKVLGERFASGLSEIHPMGAYLTALHETGYYYTFIGIAQIVAALLLLIPRTVVLGALLYFPIIINICILSYAVRFEGSLISAPLMVLANLFLLVWHYDRLQYILPFKSAKNLVPINTLKISSNKFPAGFFSVVLLSIALVIVFFINGFSIVPRNSFSDCESQFKGKENNYKGVDFCKCVHQEGKPLKDCLSLYEAE
- a CDS encoding L-threonylcarbamoyladenylate synthase, whose translation is MAEFVKIYENNPNAREIAKVVDVLKKGGLVIYPTDTVYGLGCDITNTKALEKIAKLKGVKLEKANFSFICNDLSHLSEYVKQIDSATFRILKNSLPGPYTFILPGSKNLPKAFKKKKTVGIRIPDNTIIRSLVAALGNPIISTSIRDDDDVLEYTTDPELIFEKWQHKVDVVIDGGFGDNEASTIIDLTDEPTVIREGKGSIEIL